A single genomic interval of Natator depressus isolate rNatDep1 chromosome 14, rNatDep2.hap1, whole genome shotgun sequence harbors:
- the ZBTB12 gene encoding zinc finger and BTB domain-containing protein 12, producing MASGVELLRFQLPGHEAATLRNMNQLRSEERFCDVTIVAESLKFRGHKVILAACSPFLRDQFLLNPSSELQVSLMHSAKIVADLLLSCYTGALEFAVRDIVNYLTAASYLQMEHVVEKCRNALSQFIQPQIGLKEDAPPAKGGAPRAPAGPSPQERARHRLPAWPLKLELEELELKDEEEEEDYGDDDGVSDICIVKVESALEVAQRQKKQQQQAAWAKEGSPPPGWAKEQQQEAQVNSTVAEGPAPPEPAPQGVVKACYSLAEDAEGEGLLIFPGGTYAEEAGGRPGAGRGGPAGPHPLRSIRCAKCEEAFQGVEKLVFHMRAQHFIFMCPRCGKQFNHSSNLNRHMNVHRGVKSHSCAVCGKSFTQKSTLHDHMNLHSGQRPYRCSYCDVRFAHKPAIRRHLKEQHGKTTAENVLEASVSEINVLLP from the coding sequence aTGGCGTCGGGCGTGGAGCTGCTGCGGTTCCAGCTGCCGGGCCACGAGGCGGCCACGCTGCGGAACATGAACCAGCTGCGCTCGGAGGAGCGCTTCTGCGACGTGACCATCGTGGCCGAGAGCCTGAAGTTCCGGGGCCACAAGGTGATCCTGGCGGCCTGCTCCCCGTTCCTGCGCGACCAGTTCCTGCTGAACCCCTCCTCCGAGCTGCAGGTCTCTCTCATGCACAGCGCCAAGATCGTGGCCGACCTGCTCCTCTCCTGCTACACCGGGGCCCTGGAGTTCGCCGTGCGCGACATCGTCAACTACCTGACGGCCGCCAGCTACCTGCAGATGGAGCACGTGGTGGAGAAGTGCCGCAACGCCCTCTCCCAGTTCATCCAGCCCCAGATCGGCCTCAAGGAGGACGCCCCCCCGGCCAAGGGGGGAGCCCCCCGGGCGCCGGCCGGCCCCTCGCCCCAGGAGCGGGCCCGCCACCGCCTCCCGGCCTGGCCCCTcaagctggagctggaggagctggagctgaaggacgaggaggaagaagaggactaCGGGGACGACGACGGCGTCTCCGACATCTGCATCGTCAAGGTGGAGTCGGCCCTGGAGGTGGCCCAGCggcagaagaagcagcagcagcaggcggccTGGGCCAAGGAGGGGTCCCCGCCCCCCGGCTGGgccaaggagcagcagcaggaggcccaGGTGAACTCCACGGTGGCCGAGGGGCCGGCGCCGCCTGAGCCGGCCCCGCAGGGCGTGGTCAAGGCCTGCTACAGCCTGGCCGAGGACGCCGAGGGCGAGGGGCTGCTCATCTTCCCGGGGGGCACCTACGCGGAGGAGGCCGGCGGGCGCCccggggccgggcgcggggggcCAGCGGGCCCCCACCCGCTGCGCAGCATCCGCTGCGCCAAGTGCGAGGAGGCCTTCCAGGGGGTGGAGAAGCTGGTCTTCCACATGCGGGCCCAGCACTTCATCTTCATGTGCCCCCGCTGCGGCAAGCAGTTCAACCACAGCAGCAACCTCAACCGGCACATGAACGTCCACCGGGGCGTCAAGTCCCACTCCTGCGCCGTCTGCGGCAAGAGCTTCACCCAGAAGTCCACCCTCCACGATCACATGAACCTGCACAGCGGCCAGCGCCCCTACCGCTGCTCCTACTGCGACGTGCGCTTCGCCCACAAGCCCGCCATCCGCCGCCACCTCAAGGAGCAGCACGGCAAGACCACCGCCGAGAACGTGCTGGAGGCCAGCGTCTCCGAGATCAACGTCCTGCTGCCCTAG